From Paenarthrobacter sp. A20:
GAGGACGCCTGACGGGAATCCGGCCTCAAGGACCAGCTCGGCGAGCAGCAGCGCGGTCAGCGGTGTTTGCTCTGCGGGTTTGAGCACCACAGTGCACCCGGTCGCAAGCGCTGGCGCTACCTTCCATACGGCCATGAGATGGGGGAAGTTCCACGGCACGATGGCAGCCACAACGCCCACTGGCTCACGCCGGGTGAAGGCATGGAACCGCGTGCCGTCGTCGTCGGTTGGCGAAAGGTCGAAGGTGCTGCCCTCGATCTTCGTGGCCCAACCGGCCATGTAACGGACGTAGTCGGCTGCCATGCCGACCTCGACCGTCCGTGCGACGTCGAGAAGCTTTCCTTGTTCCAGGGCCTCCAAAGACGCGATTTCCTCGCCCCGCTCCTCAATGAGGTCGGCGAGCCGGTGCATCAGCTGGGCACGATGATGCGGCAGCACCGATCCCCACGGCCCCTCCAGCGCTGTCCGGGCTGCGCGCACCGCCAGGTCCACGTCCGGCTCGTCGGCCGCTGGAACTTTGGCTATGAAACAGCCAGTAGACGGATCAAGAACGTCTATCTCCGCGCCACTGACGGCATCCACCCACTGGTCCGCGATCAGCATCCGATGCTTACGTGAAAGGAAGGAATCCAGGACTGGGGGTGGAACAAACTCTGTTGAAACAAACATATGACACACCTCACTAAATGACAGTAAATGCCACATTAGTGGCAGGGACTGACAAGCGCAAGGTCTGGGTGCTTCCAACAACAAGAATTGTTCGGGTGGGTGTTCGCGGCCGCCGATTTGCAACCCGGCCAAGGCGACGTGCTCAGCCGCCGGCGGTCCGCGCCTGATCACCGAGCCGCATAGCAAGCTTGGCGCCGTAGACCTGCGCTTCCACCAGGTCGGTGACCGGCGGCATAGTATCTTCGACCAAGACCAAGACCAAGCACGAGCCGTAGGAAGCCTCCGGGTCGAAGCCGTCCAGGCCGAAGAACTGCCGCTGGAAGTCTTCGCGACGCAGGCCGACGCAGGGGTAGGGCTTCGTCTGCCAGTAAGCGCGCTCGAAGCCGTAGCCGTAATTTCCCCTAGAACAGCGGCCAGGGCACCGCCGGCATGTCACCGCTCGGAGCGGGAAACTGCCCTGCCAAGCGCAACCGGTCACAGCGCGCGGCGAGCGATGCGATTTCTTCATCGCTGAGCAATTCAGCCAGGTCCAGGCCAAGCGCGCCATGCAGCCCTTCGCTGACACGATCGATACCAGCGCGCTCCTCGGCTGTGAGAGTGTCTCCCAGCCATCCCCACAGCACTGTGCGGAGCTTGTGTTCACTGTGAAAGGTGAGCCCATGGTCGACTCCGTGCCGGTGCCCGTCAGGCATGGCAAGAACGTGGTTGCCCTTGCGGTCAGCGTTGTTGACCAGCACGTCGAACACCGCCATGCGCCTTAGAGCCGGCGAGTCTTCGTGGACGAGGGCGACCAGGCTTCCGTCCTCATCGCGTCCCTCAAGAACGTGTTTCCAGCCGGTATCCGGCATATTGTCAGCAGCGATCAGGTCCACGGGGCTTTGGGCGGGGTCCTGTTCCTGCCAGAGCTGCACCATTCCCTGGCCCAGGGGACCTTCACGCAGCCAAGTGCGTGGCACTATGTTCCAGCCCAGGACCTGAGACACCAGATACGCAGCCACCTCCCGGTGGGCGAGTTTTCCGTCGGGAAAATCCCAGAGCGGACTTTCGCCAGCTATCGGCTTGTAGACCACAGGCACGTTGCTGATACTGCCCAGGAATGTAGCGTTTGAGGCCGTCGTAATGCGGCCGGTAAGAGTCAGCTCGGCCGTTACCAGGTCCGGCGCCGGCACTAGGCCTCGGGGAGTGTGCAGTCGTGTCCGTCGGCGTCCATGGGGTACCCGCAGAGCGGGCATG
This genomic window contains:
- a CDS encoding SCO1664 family protein, coding for MPAPDLVTAELTLTGRITTASNATFLGSISNVPVVYKPIAGESPLWDFPDGKLAHREVAAYLVSQVLGWNIVPRTWLREGPLGQGMVQLWQEQDPAQSPVDLIAADNMPDTGWKHVLEGRDEDGSLVALVHEDSPALRRMAVFDVLVNNADRKGNHVLAMPDGHRHGVDHGLTFHSEHKLRTVLWGWLGDTLTAEERAGIDRVSEGLHGALGLDLAELLSDEEIASLAARCDRLRLAGQFPAPSGDMPAVPWPLF